From a region of the Hymenobacter jejuensis genome:
- a CDS encoding PQQ-dependent sugar dehydrogenase codes for MKHNVARYLLLSTALVGSLSLYALTNESKVVPDADNAGLKLPAGFGALKVAETGARPRHLTVTPQGNIYVKLNRPNKEGKGILVLRTNSTGKADVVGGFGNYGGTGMYSKDGYLYASSDEEVYRYKLNEKGEVANPNQPEKIITGLINRKQHESKSVVLDNDGNVYVNIGAYSNSCQQQDRQKGSLGIANCPILDSAGGIWQFKANKLNQTYKDGVRYTTGLRNVVGLDWNQQDNQLFVMQHGRDQLHDIFPNLYDAKQSAQLPAECMYALKKGDNAGWPYMYYDQVQHKKIMAPEYGGDGKKEADSKFIDPAAAYPGHMAPNGLLFYTGTMFPEKYRNGAFIAFHGSWNRAPEPQAGYFVVFQPFKDGKPAGNWEVFADNFAGSPDKVASGRADHRPCGLAQGPDGSLYVTDDAKGTIYRIVYAKK; via the coding sequence ATGAAACACAACGTAGCCCGCTACCTACTGCTCTCGACGGCCCTTGTCGGGAGCCTATCGTTATACGCCCTGACCAATGAAAGTAAGGTAGTGCCCGACGCCGACAACGCGGGGCTGAAGCTCCCCGCTGGCTTTGGCGCCCTGAAAGTGGCTGAAACCGGCGCCCGCCCGCGCCACCTGACCGTAACGCCGCAAGGCAACATCTACGTCAAGCTAAACCGGCCCAACAAGGAAGGCAAGGGCATTTTAGTGTTGCGCACCAACAGCACTGGTAAGGCCGATGTGGTCGGCGGATTTGGCAACTACGGCGGTACGGGCATGTACAGCAAAGACGGCTACCTGTACGCGTCGTCCGACGAGGAAGTGTACCGGTACAAGCTCAACGAAAAGGGTGAGGTAGCGAACCCCAATCAGCCCGAGAAAATCATCACCGGCCTGATCAACCGGAAGCAGCACGAAAGCAAATCGGTAGTGCTCGACAACGACGGCAACGTGTACGTCAATATCGGGGCCTACTCGAACTCGTGCCAGCAGCAAGACCGCCAGAAAGGCTCGCTGGGCATCGCCAATTGCCCGATTTTGGATTCGGCCGGCGGCATTTGGCAGTTCAAAGCCAATAAGCTCAATCAGACCTACAAAGACGGTGTGCGCTACACAACGGGCTTGCGCAACGTGGTGGGCCTCGACTGGAATCAGCAAGACAATCAGCTCTTTGTGATGCAGCACGGCCGCGACCAGTTGCACGATATTTTCCCGAACCTCTACGACGCTAAGCAGTCGGCACAACTGCCGGCCGAATGCATGTACGCGCTCAAAAAAGGCGATAACGCCGGCTGGCCTTACATGTATTACGATCAGGTGCAGCACAAGAAAATCATGGCGCCAGAATACGGCGGCGACGGTAAAAAAGAGGCCGACAGCAAATTCATCGATCCGGCCGCCGCTTATCCAGGCCACATGGCGCCCAACGGCCTGTTGTTTTACACCGGCACCATGTTCCCCGAGAAATACCGCAACGGCGCTTTCATCGCCTTCCATGGCTCCTGGAATCGGGCTCCTGAGCCGCAGGCCGGCTATTTCGTTGTGTTCCAGCCCTTTAAAGACGGCAAGCCGGCCGGAAACTGGGAAGTATTTGCCGACAACTTTGCGGGCTCACCCGATAAGGTAGCGTCAGGCCGCGCCGACCACCGCCCGTGCGGCCTTGCGCAAGGCCCCGACGGCTCGCTCTACGTCACCGACGACGCGAAGGGCACGATTTACCGCATTGTTTACGCCAAAAAGTAG
- a CDS encoding c-type cytochrome yields MKRFLLLCSLLACFAASASAQKKPAPKPKPKAPAANADLAASITRGKQVYTQVCLSCHQADGGGVQNMNPPLIKTTYVLGDKTRLVKVLLNGLQDVDVDGEPYSNVMPAQVDLTDQQIADVLTYVRNSFGNKAVAVKAPEVKAIRAANKK; encoded by the coding sequence ATGAAGCGATTTCTGCTGCTATGCTCCCTGCTCGCTTGTTTTGCGGCATCGGCCAGCGCCCAAAAGAAACCGGCTCCGAAACCCAAGCCGAAAGCCCCCGCCGCAAACGCCGACTTGGCGGCATCGATTACGCGCGGCAAACAGGTATACACGCAGGTTTGCCTAAGCTGCCACCAAGCCGACGGCGGTGGCGTGCAGAACATGAACCCGCCGCTGATCAAAACGACTTATGTGCTGGGCGACAAAACGCGCCTGGTGAAAGTACTGCTCAACGGCTTGCAGGACGTTGACGTCGATGGCGAACCATATTCCAACGTAATGCCCGCGCAAGTCGACCTTACGGACCAGCAAATCGCCGACGTCCTAACTTACGTGCGCAACAGTTTCGGCAACAAAGCCGTCGCTGTGAAAGCGCCGGAAGTCAAAGCCATCCGCGCCGCGAACAAGAAGTAA
- a CDS encoding thiamine pyrophosphate-dependent enzyme has product MPTAETAVAAAALSKEDLLRDYRLGWESRQASLAGRKEVFMGKAKFGIFGDGKEVPQLAMAHAFRVGDFRAGYYRDQTFMFAAGELTLQQYFAQLYAHTDIEADPATGGRCMNGHFATRLLDDDGNFKNLAELKNSSADVSPTAAQMPRLVGLAYASKLYRQNPELHEFKQFSVNGNEVAFGTIGNASTSEGMFFEAINAAGVLQIPMLISVWDDHYGISVPAEYQTTKQSISEILKGFQREGEGQQGFEIFVVRGWDYPALVETYQRAAELCRTQHVPVLIHVTEVTQPQGHSTSGSHERYKSKERLSWEEEHDCLRKMREWLLTEGYATEDELEQIETESKEVVKQARLAAWEAFFNPIKQERDEAVTMLQKLVAEDGQEGALSEMVEQLRHNTAPIRADIVRAVRRALRLVRGQRSAARRDLQQWLEQALAENSDRYNSYLYSQSEQSVLNIPEVKAEFAPNTPQVDAREVLQACFDANFRRDPSIFAIGEDVGRIGDVNQAFAGLQEKFGELRVTDTGIRECTIVGQGIGAAMRGLRPITEIQYLDYLLYAIQILSDDVACLQYRTKGGQKAPLIVRTRGHRLEGVWHSGSPIGMILNSIRGMHVLVPRNMTQAAGFYNTLLRADEPALVIECLNGYRLKERIPANVGEFTVPLGVPEVLQQGTDITVVTYGSMCRIVMDAAKQLAEVGVSVEVIDVQTLLPFDLQHVITDSVRKTSRVLFADEDVPGGATAYMMQQVLDDQQAYRYLDSQPRCLAAQPHRPPYGSDGDYFSKPNVEDVFDTVYELMQEADPKRFPAIY; this is encoded by the coding sequence ATGCCCACCGCCGAAACCGCAGTAGCGGCTGCCGCTCTCAGCAAAGAAGATCTGCTTCGTGACTATCGCCTGGGCTGGGAAAGCCGCCAGGCCTCGCTCGCGGGGCGCAAGGAAGTATTCATGGGCAAGGCCAAGTTTGGCATCTTCGGCGACGGCAAAGAAGTGCCGCAGCTGGCCATGGCCCATGCCTTTCGCGTCGGCGACTTTCGCGCGGGCTACTACCGCGACCAGACCTTTATGTTTGCTGCTGGCGAACTGACGCTGCAACAATACTTTGCGCAGCTCTATGCCCACACCGACATCGAGGCAGACCCGGCCACCGGTGGCCGTTGCATGAACGGCCACTTCGCCACGCGCCTGCTCGACGACGACGGCAACTTTAAGAACTTGGCTGAGTTGAAAAACTCCTCGGCCGACGTTTCGCCCACGGCCGCCCAGATGCCGCGCTTGGTGGGCTTGGCCTACGCTTCAAAGCTGTATCGGCAAAACCCGGAGTTGCACGAGTTTAAGCAGTTTTCGGTCAATGGCAACGAAGTGGCTTTCGGTACCATTGGCAACGCCAGCACGTCGGAAGGCATGTTTTTCGAGGCCATCAATGCGGCCGGCGTTTTGCAAATCCCGATGCTGATCAGCGTGTGGGACGACCACTACGGAATCTCGGTTCCGGCTGAATATCAGACGACTAAACAAAGCATTTCGGAAATTCTCAAAGGCTTTCAGCGCGAAGGCGAAGGCCAGCAGGGCTTCGAGATTTTTGTGGTGCGCGGCTGGGATTATCCGGCATTGGTAGAAACGTACCAGCGCGCCGCTGAGCTGTGCCGCACGCAGCACGTGCCGGTACTTATTCACGTTACGGAAGTAACTCAGCCTCAAGGACATAGTACTTCGGGTTCGCACGAGCGCTACAAGAGCAAGGAGCGCCTTTCATGGGAAGAAGAGCACGATTGCCTGCGTAAGATGCGCGAATGGCTGCTCACCGAAGGCTACGCTACCGAAGATGAGCTGGAGCAAATCGAAACCGAATCAAAAGAGGTTGTAAAACAGGCTCGTCTGGCCGCTTGGGAAGCGTTTTTTAACCCCATTAAGCAAGAGCGTGACGAGGCTGTAACCATGTTGCAAAAGCTCGTGGCCGAAGATGGGCAGGAAGGCGCTTTGAGCGAAATGGTAGAGCAGCTTCGCCACAACACGGCGCCTATTCGCGCCGATATTGTGCGGGCGGTGCGCCGGGCGTTGCGCCTGGTGCGCGGGCAGCGTAGCGCCGCCCGCCGCGATCTGCAACAATGGCTGGAGCAAGCTTTGGCCGAGAATTCCGATCGCTACAATTCTTATCTCTACAGCCAAAGCGAGCAGTCGGTGCTCAACATTCCGGAGGTGAAAGCTGAGTTTGCACCGAACACACCGCAAGTCGATGCACGTGAAGTGTTGCAAGCCTGCTTCGATGCCAACTTCCGCCGCGACCCGAGCATTTTTGCCATTGGCGAAGATGTAGGCCGCATTGGCGATGTCAATCAGGCGTTTGCGGGCTTGCAGGAGAAGTTCGGCGAACTGCGTGTGACCGACACGGGCATCCGGGAGTGCACCATCGTGGGGCAGGGGATCGGGGCCGCTATGCGCGGGTTGCGGCCCATCACCGAGATTCAATACCTCGACTACCTGCTGTACGCCATCCAGATTCTCTCCGATGACGTGGCCTGCCTGCAATACCGCACCAAAGGCGGGCAGAAAGCCCCGCTGATTGTGCGCACCCGCGGCCACCGGCTAGAAGGCGTTTGGCACTCTGGTTCGCCTATCGGCATGATACTCAACAGCATCCGCGGTATGCACGTGCTCGTGCCCCGCAACATGACGCAGGCTGCTGGCTTCTACAATACCCTGCTGCGGGCCGACGAACCCGCTTTGGTTATCGAATGCCTAAACGGCTATCGCCTCAAAGAACGCATTCCTGCTAACGTAGGCGAATTCACGGTGCCACTCGGTGTGCCCGAAGTGTTGCAGCAAGGCACCGACATTACGGTGGTGACTTACGGCTCCATGTGCCGCATTGTAATGGATGCTGCTAAGCAACTAGCCGAAGTTGGGGTATCAGTGGAAGTGATTGATGTTCAGACGCTTCTGCCATTTGACTTGCAGCACGTAATCACCGATAGCGTTCGCAAAACCAGCCGTGTTCTCTTCGCCGACGAAGATGTGCCTGGCGGGGCTACGGCCTACATGATGCAGCAGGTCCTCGACGACCAGCAGGCATACCGCTACCTCGACTCGCAACCGCGCTGCTTGGCTGCCCAGCCGCATCGGCCGCCCTACGGCTCCGACGGCGACTACTTCAGCAAGCCCAACGTGGAAGATGTGTTCGATACGGTGTACGAGCTGATGCAAGAAGCTGATCCTAAGCGCTTTCCTGCTATCTATTAA
- a CDS encoding long-chain-fatty-acid--protein ligase, which produces MSFRDDYLRDLFSIHDSNADTLALRLFRYQAVHCPPYREYLTLLGREASQVNSVTEIPFLPIEFFKTHDVRTDPQEWEPRELFLSSGTTLQQRSRHCVREPELYRQNAARIFEQYYGPLTGWTFLALLPSYLEQGNSSLVAMVGYFAQQSGQAQSAFFLHDHAALLQALAEAKRDSGRRIMLIGVSYALLDLVTVYGDAPELQGLTVLETGGMKGRRREMIREELHDELKQAFGPAGIHSEYGMTELLSQAYSLGDGRFHSPPQLRVLLRDPSDPFAVSATRPDGAINVIDLANVDSCAFIETKDLARQHPDGSFEVLGRMDNSDIRGCNQMAG; this is translated from the coding sequence ATGAGTTTCCGCGACGACTACCTGCGCGACCTGTTTTCTATCCACGATTCAAATGCTGACACCCTGGCGCTGAGGCTCTTCCGGTATCAGGCGGTGCATTGCCCACCGTACCGCGAATACCTGACGCTGTTGGGCCGCGAGGCCAGCCAGGTCAATTCCGTAACCGAGATTCCGTTTTTGCCCATAGAGTTTTTCAAAACCCACGACGTGCGCACCGACCCGCAGGAATGGGAGCCGCGGGAGTTGTTTTTGAGCAGCGGCACGACCCTGCAACAGCGCAGTCGCCATTGCGTGCGCGAGCCGGAGCTGTACCGCCAAAACGCAGCCCGCATCTTCGAGCAATACTACGGCCCGCTCACCGGCTGGACGTTTCTAGCGTTGTTGCCTTCGTACCTAGAGCAGGGCAACTCGTCGTTGGTGGCAATGGTAGGATACTTTGCGCAGCAGTCGGGGCAGGCGCAGTCGGCTTTTTTCCTGCACGATCACGCGGCGTTGCTGCAAGCCTTGGCCGAAGCCAAGCGCGACTCGGGACGCCGGATTATGCTTATTGGCGTTTCGTATGCGCTGCTTGATTTGGTGACGGTCTACGGCGACGCGCCTGAATTACAAGGTCTTACGGTGCTCGAAACCGGTGGTATGAAGGGCCGGCGGCGTGAGATGATCCGCGAAGAGCTGCACGATGAGCTGAAGCAGGCTTTTGGGCCGGCAGGCATTCACTCGGAGTACGGCATGACGGAGCTGCTGTCGCAGGCCTACAGCCTCGGCGACGGTCGGTTTCACAGTCCGCCGCAACTGCGCGTACTGCTCCGCGACCCTTCCGATCCGTTCGCCGTTTCCGCCACCCGCCCCGATGGCGCCATCAACGTCATCGACCTCGCCAACGTGGACAGCTGCGCTTTCATCGAAACCAAAGACCTGGCCCGCCAACATCCCGACGGCTCTTTTGAAGTGCTCGGCCGCATGGACAACTCCGATATCCGCGGCTGTAACCAGATGGCAGGCTAG
- a CDS encoding DUF1573 domain-containing protein, with product MTKSFTSLLLSLALVLAHFGASAQGVMAFEKDAHDFGNVPEGTMATHEFKFKNTGNQPVVIANVQASCGCTTPDWTKTPIMPGKTGMVKAVYSSAGRPGIFNKTVTVTSNAATPSVVLSIKGNVLTKDEVKKTLTPAQIAASPRLTLDRGVHDFGKMEAGQQPVARFTVKNTGKSDLLLGALSSPCYCVGYKTVPQPIKPGESAQIELVYSQRKLGPVTDEVTITSNDLSGDAKLTLKANVVRDLNAASMVKESGSVVPFK from the coding sequence ATGACTAAATCTTTTACTTCACTGTTGCTGAGCTTGGCGTTGGTGCTGGCTCATTTTGGGGCGAGCGCCCAAGGCGTTATGGCCTTCGAAAAAGATGCGCACGACTTCGGCAACGTGCCCGAAGGCACCATGGCTACGCACGAGTTCAAATTTAAGAACACGGGCAACCAGCCGGTTGTAATTGCCAACGTGCAGGCTTCCTGCGGCTGCACCACGCCCGACTGGACCAAAACCCCCATCATGCCCGGCAAAACTGGTATGGTGAAAGCCGTGTACAGCAGCGCCGGACGGCCCGGTATTTTCAACAAAACCGTGACCGTCACCAGCAACGCCGCCACGCCGAGCGTGGTGCTGTCGATCAAAGGGAATGTGCTTACCAAAGATGAGGTAAAAAAGACGCTTACGCCCGCTCAGATAGCCGCTTCGCCGCGCCTGACGCTCGATCGCGGGGTGCATGATTTCGGCAAGATGGAGGCCGGCCAACAGCCCGTAGCGCGCTTCACGGTGAAGAATACCGGTAAGTCGGATTTGCTGTTGGGAGCACTTTCTTCGCCCTGCTATTGCGTAGGCTACAAGACTGTGCCACAGCCCATTAAGCCCGGTGAAAGCGCTCAGATAGAACTCGTTTACAGCCAGCGCAAACTCGGGCCGGTCACCGACGAAGTAACCATCACGTCCAACGACCTAAGCGGCGACGCCAAACTGACGCTCAAAGCTAACGTCGTCCGCGACCTCAACGCGGCCAGCATGGTCAAAGAAAGTGGCTCGGTAGTACCTTTCAAGTAG
- a CDS encoding membrane or secreted protein, with protein MLYSFPAFLAGTWRRMSLTVSLVLAFLLTLGASQAKAQSPPPAKADVYIDKAGVLRWQGSKQEVALFGVNYTAPFAYSYRAHQKLGVKLEQAIDQDVYHLSRLGIDAFRLHVWDVEITDTLGNLLANEHLRLLDYLIQQLKQRHIKIVLTPIAYWGNGYPEQDTLMTGFSSIYPKGRAYNNPRAIKAQENYLTQFLNHRNQYTGQLNREDPDIIAYEVCNEPHYRQPESEVTTFIQRMVQAMRATGYRKPIFYNLAESPSVSNAILSSPVDGFTFQWYPSGLVNGHTLRGNPLPYVNQYPIPYRQDSRFTSKPRLVYEFESADILQPLMYPMMARSFRAAGFQWATQFAYDPLALAYANTEYQTHYLNLAYTPAKAISLLIAGKVFRQVKRNQQFPAFPADSVFNDFRVSYRAGVSELNTPEEFFYTGTTTSKPRKPTALRRVAGTGSSAVVRYEGTGAYFLDRLAPGIWRFEVMPDAIAVRDPFATTSLRQPVTRIVWNTQRLRLTLPGLGNDFAVRGLNEGNSLQAQAADGTVRLRPGVYVVAARGKNTTAFTAQTTLGAIKLGEFVAPSPTQLPVQVIHTAPVQVQAGQPVTLRATVAGAEAADSVLLVAQHFYGQTRTLPMRRLTLTSAEATVPTDLLYPGLLRYWVVVKHNGRNTTFPGSFAGSPRDWDYAPREHWEVPIVATGTALPLFRAAQDQAQVEAGGITGGGWADYVTGNDGQLALRLRQSPPPTGDNAPTPDPAAPAAFLRAYFGDRLATRTPDASNFREVVMRARRGAGAGRVRLVLITRDAAAYVADVELSGEMQEIRVPLTVFRLGSQELLPRPYPGFLPLTFQAPGPAALPLAQAEVLQVVLDRATAAPAGAERPFLDIESVYLR; from the coding sequence ATGCTCTATTCTTTCCCCGCTTTTCTCGCTGGCACTTGGCGCCGGATGAGCCTCACAGTCAGCCTGGTGCTGGCCTTTCTGCTGACACTAGGCGCTAGCCAAGCGAAGGCACAAAGCCCACCGCCCGCCAAAGCCGATGTGTACATCGATAAGGCCGGGGTGCTGCGCTGGCAGGGCAGCAAACAGGAAGTGGCACTGTTTGGGGTAAATTATACGGCTCCTTTTGCTTACTCCTACCGGGCGCATCAGAAGCTGGGTGTGAAGCTGGAGCAGGCCATTGATCAGGACGTGTACCATCTTTCGCGACTAGGCATCGATGCGTTTCGCCTGCACGTCTGGGACGTCGAAATCACGGATACGCTGGGCAATCTGCTGGCCAACGAGCACCTGCGCCTGCTCGATTACCTGATTCAGCAGCTCAAGCAGCGGCACATCAAAATTGTGCTGACGCCCATTGCTTACTGGGGCAACGGCTACCCGGAGCAAGATACGCTAATGACTGGATTTTCAAGCATTTACCCAAAAGGGCGTGCTTATAATAATCCGCGGGCAATCAAGGCGCAGGAAAACTACCTGACGCAGTTTCTGAACCACCGCAACCAATATACCGGCCAGCTCAACCGCGAAGATCCGGATATCATTGCCTACGAAGTCTGCAACGAGCCGCACTACCGCCAGCCGGAGTCGGAGGTGACCACCTTTATCCAGCGGATGGTGCAGGCCATGCGGGCTACGGGCTACCGCAAGCCCATTTTTTATAACCTGGCCGAAAGCCCTTCGGTGTCGAATGCCATCCTGAGCAGCCCCGTGGACGGCTTTACGTTTCAGTGGTACCCCTCGGGGCTCGTGAACGGCCATACCCTGCGCGGCAACCCGCTGCCGTACGTAAACCAGTACCCGATTCCGTACCGCCAAGATTCGCGCTTCACCAGCAAGCCACGGTTGGTGTACGAGTTTGAATCGGCCGATATTTTGCAGCCGCTGATGTACCCGATGATGGCCCGCAGCTTTCGGGCCGCCGGTTTTCAGTGGGCCACGCAGTTTGCCTACGACCCATTGGCCCTGGCTTACGCCAACACCGAATACCAAACGCATTATCTAAACCTCGCTTACACGCCGGCCAAAGCCATAAGCTTGCTTATTGCGGGCAAGGTTTTCCGTCAGGTGAAGCGCAACCAGCAGTTTCCGGCCTTCCCCGCCGATTCGGTTTTCAATGATTTTCGGGTGAGCTACCGCGCCGGCGTAAGCGAGTTGAACACGCCAGAGGAATTTTTCTATACCGGCACCACCACGTCCAAGCCCCGTAAGCCAACGGCGCTGCGGCGTGTTGCGGGTACAGGTTCTTCAGCAGTAGTGCGTTACGAAGGAACCGGCGCCTATTTCCTCGATCGGCTGGCTCCCGGCATTTGGCGCTTTGAGGTAATGCCCGATGCCATCGCCGTACGCGACCCGTTTGCAACGACCTCCCTACGTCAGCCCGTTACGCGCATCGTTTGGAACACCCAGCGGCTGCGCCTGACGCTGCCCGGATTGGGAAATGATTTCGCAGTACGCGGCCTGAACGAAGGCAACAGCTTGCAAGCCCAGGCAGCCGACGGCACCGTGCGTTTGCGTCCTGGCGTGTACGTAGTGGCAGCCCGCGGCAAAAACACGACGGCTTTCACCGCTCAAACGACGCTTGGCGCTATCAAATTAGGCGAGTTTGTGGCCCCGTCGCCCACGCAACTCCCTGTGCAGGTGATTCATACGGCGCCGGTTCAGGTGCAAGCAGGGCAACCAGTTACCCTGCGCGCCACCGTAGCCGGCGCCGAAGCCGCCGACTCGGTGCTGCTGGTGGCGCAGCATTTTTACGGCCAAACCCGTACCCTTCCGATGCGTCGCCTTACCCTTACCTCGGCCGAAGCCACGGTGCCCACCGACTTGCTGTATCCCGGCTTGCTGCGCTATTGGGTGGTGGTGAAGCACAACGGTCGGAATACCACTTTTCCCGGTAGCTTCGCCGGCAGCCCGCGCGACTGGGACTACGCCCCGCGCGAGCACTGGGAAGTTCCTATCGTGGCCACGGGCACTGCGTTGCCGCTTTTCCGCGCCGCACAGGACCAAGCCCAGGTGGAAGCCGGAGGCATTACGGGAGGCGGCTGGGCCGATTACGTTACCGGCAACGACGGGCAATTGGCGCTGCGTCTGCGGCAAAGCCCACCCCCAACAGGAGATAACGCCCCCACGCCCGATCCGGCTGCGCCCGCTGCTTTCCTGCGCGCCTATTTCGGCGACCGGCTCGCGACGCGCACCCCTGACGCGAGCAATTTCCGAGAGGTGGTAATGCGTGCCCGGCGCGGTGCCGGCGCTGGCCGAGTTCGGCTCGTGCTGATCACCCGCGACGCGGCCGCTTACGTGGCAGATGTCGAACTGAGTGGCGAAATGCAGGAAATACGGGTTCCGCTGACGGTCTTCCGGCTGGGCTCGCAGGAGCTGTTGCCACGGCCTTATCCGGGTTTCTTACCGCTTACTTTCCAAGCGCCGGGGCCGGCTGCGCTGCCGCTGGCTCAGGCAGAAGTGCTGCAAGTGGTTCTCGACAGAGCAACGGCTGCTCCTGCCGGCGCAGAACGGCCGTTTTTGGATATTGAATCGGTGTATCTGCGATAA
- a CDS encoding sigma-54-dependent transcriptional regulator, whose amino-acid sequence MPKILIIDDERAIRNTLKEILEYENYTVDQAEDGPTGLDMLIKDKYDVVLCDIKMPKMDGIEVLERAQTLAPDAAFIMVSAHGSIETAVDATKKGAYDFLQKPPDLNRLLVTVRNALDRTKLVAETKTLKKKVAKSSEMVGSSPALEQVRKAISKVAPTDARVLITGPNGAGKEMVARQLHEQSNRSNGPMVEVNCAAIPSELIESELFGHEKGSFTSAIKQRIGKFEQAHGGTLFLDEIGDMSLSAQAKVLRALQENKITRVGGEKEISVDVRVVAATNKNLLQEIAERNFREDLYHRLSVILIQVPALNERREDIPDLVQKFLQDIARDYGNKPKSIDAAALEYLKGLDWRGNIRELRNVVERLVIMSDDTITAEDAKVFSGK is encoded by the coding sequence ATGCCCAAAATTCTCATTATCGACGACGAAAGAGCCATCCGCAACACGCTGAAGGAGATTCTGGAGTACGAGAACTACACCGTCGATCAGGCAGAAGACGGCCCCACCGGCCTCGACATGCTCATCAAAGACAAATACGACGTGGTGCTCTGCGACATCAAAATGCCCAAAATGGACGGCATTGAGGTGTTGGAGCGCGCCCAAACGCTGGCCCCCGACGCCGCCTTTATCATGGTATCGGCGCACGGCAGCATCGAGACGGCCGTGGACGCAACAAAAAAAGGCGCCTACGATTTTCTGCAAAAGCCACCGGATCTGAACCGCTTGCTTGTGACGGTGCGCAATGCCCTCGACCGCACCAAGCTGGTCGCCGAAACCAAAACGCTGAAGAAGAAAGTCGCCAAAAGCTCCGAAATGGTGGGTTCATCGCCCGCTCTGGAGCAAGTGCGCAAAGCCATTTCGAAGGTGGCCCCCACCGATGCCCGCGTGCTCATTACTGGCCCCAACGGAGCCGGCAAGGAGATGGTGGCCCGCCAGCTCCACGAGCAAAGCAACCGCAGCAACGGCCCGATGGTAGAAGTCAACTGCGCGGCCATTCCCTCAGAACTCATTGAGAGTGAGTTATTTGGCCACGAAAAAGGCTCGTTTACTTCGGCTATTAAGCAGCGCATCGGCAAGTTTGAGCAAGCCCACGGCGGCACGCTCTTCCTGGACGAAATCGGCGACATGAGCCTTTCGGCGCAGGCCAAAGTGCTGCGCGCCTTGCAGGAAAACAAAATCACGCGCGTAGGCGGCGAAAAAGAGATTTCGGTGGACGTGCGCGTGGTGGCGGCGACCAACAAAAACCTGTTGCAGGAGATTGCCGAACGCAACTTCCGCGAGGATTTGTACCACCGCCTGTCGGTAATTCTTATTCAAGTGCCTGCCCTCAATGAGCGCCGCGAGGACATCCCGGATCTGGTGCAGAAATTCCTGCAGGACATCGCCCGCGACTACGGCAACAAGCCCAAATCCATTGATGCCGCCGCGTTGGAATACCTCAAAGGCCTTGATTGGCGCGGCAACATCCGCGAGCTACGCAACGTAGTCGAGCGCCTCGTCATCATGAGCGACGACACCATTACTGCCGAAGACGCCAAGGTTTTTTCTGGCAAATAG
- the ald gene encoding alanine dehydrogenase, with protein sequence MVIGVPKEIKNNENRVGLTPAGVAELRKHNHTVYVQATAGQGSGFQDAEYEEAGAVILPTIADVYNQAEMIVKVKEPIREEYSLIKEGQLLFTYFHFASSEDLTHAMIERKATCLAYETVERADRSLPLLIPMSEVAGRMAPQEGAKYLEKPLKGRGILLGGVPGVKPAHVLVLGGGIVGTQAAKVAAGLGAQVTVMDINLNRLRELDDIMPKNVVTQYSNEYNIREAIKTADLVVGAVLIPGAKAPHLITRDMLKTMRPGTVLVDVAVDQGGCIETCKPTTHEDPTFIIDDVVHYCVANMPGAVPYTSTLALTNATLPYVVKLANLGWQEACRKNDDLRLGLNVVNGEVVYKGVAEAWNLPLVSVESVMEAAHA encoded by the coding sequence ATGGTAATCGGCGTTCCGAAAGAGATCAAAAACAACGAAAATCGCGTGGGCCTCACGCCTGCCGGCGTAGCGGAGCTGCGCAAGCACAACCACACCGTTTATGTGCAGGCCACTGCGGGCCAGGGCAGCGGTTTTCAGGATGCCGAGTACGAAGAGGCCGGGGCCGTAATTCTGCCCACCATCGCCGACGTGTACAACCAGGCCGAGATGATTGTGAAGGTGAAAGAGCCAATTCGGGAAGAGTACAGCCTGATCAAAGAAGGCCAGTTGCTGTTTACGTACTTCCACTTTGCATCTTCCGAAGACCTCACCCACGCCATGATCGAGCGCAAGGCTACTTGCCTCGCCTACGAAACCGTTGAGCGCGCCGACCGCAGCCTACCCCTGCTCATCCCGATGAGCGAAGTAGCTGGCCGCATGGCTCCCCAGGAAGGTGCCAAATACCTCGAGAAGCCCCTGAAAGGCCGCGGCATTCTGCTAGGCGGCGTGCCCGGCGTGAAGCCAGCGCATGTGCTTGTGTTGGGCGGTGGCATTGTAGGCACGCAGGCGGCAAAAGTAGCCGCGGGCTTGGGTGCGCAGGTGACCGTAATGGACATCAACCTGAACCGTCTGCGGGAGCTTGACGACATCATGCCGAAGAACGTGGTGACGCAGTATTCCAACGAGTACAACATTCGCGAAGCCATCAAAACGGCTGATCTAGTGGTGGGTGCCGTGCTGATTCCGGGTGCGAAGGCTCCCCACCTCATCACCCGCGACATGCTCAAGACCATGCGCCCCGGCACTGTGCTCGTGGACGTGGCCGTGGACCAAGGCGGTTGCATCGAAACCTGCAAACCAACGACCCACGAAGACCCGACTTTCATCATCGACGACGTAGTGCATTACTGCGTGGCCAACATGCCCGGCGCGGTGCCTTACACCAGCACGCTGGCCCTGACCAACGCGACGTTGCCTTACGTGGTGAAGCTGGCCAACCTCGGCTGGCAGGAAGCGTGCCGCAAAAACGACGATCTGCGCCTCGGCCTGAACGTGGTGAACGGCGAAGTCGTCTACAAAGGCGTTGCCGAAGCCTGGAACTTGCCGCTGGTGAGCGTTGAATCCGTAATGGAAGCCGCGCACGCGTAA